A stretch of the Papaver somniferum cultivar HN1 chromosome 6, ASM357369v1, whole genome shotgun sequence genome encodes the following:
- the LOC113291682 gene encoding DNAJ protein JJJ1 homolog → MAENASSSANGNHNEPPPDSDAMVRAKLTIQTLPSSKIERLIPFLNQEKIRKKEQDEQEEFERLRVENDEEFQLWMRKLDAKEGKPRSATESDSEDEEKNCEGVEEEESSDDSMKRYERAKEAERKKKKRQEFEDVMYKYYLAEKKNNPRKFARTMSKPLNVDSDGEEIPGEAEDEEEEIEDDDLQGPYTSSDNDDGTDAYYEDYELNYNSNSDGDSW, encoded by the exons ATGGCAGAGAATGCTAGTAGTTCAGCAAATGGAAATCACAACGAGCCACCACCCGATTCAGATGCAATGGTACGTGCAAAGTTGACAATTCAGACTTTACCAAGCTCTAAGATTGAAAGGTTGATTCCTTTTCTGAATCAGGAGAAGATAAGGAAGAAAGAGCAAGATGAGcaagaagaatttgaaagattAAGGGTTGAAAATGATGAGGAATTTCAGTTATGGATGAGAAAGTTGGATGCCAAAGAG GGGAAACCTCGCAGTGCAACTGAaagtgatagtgaagatgaagaaaagaactgTGAAGGAGTAGAAGAAGAGGAGAGCAGTGATGATTCAATGAAGAGATATGAGAGAGCAAAAGaagcagagaggaagaagaagaaaaggcaaGAGTTTGAAGATGTGATGTACAAGTACTATCTCGCTGAAAAGAAGAACAACCCTCGTAAGTTTGCTCGAACCATGTCAAAACCCCTAAACGTGGATTCTGACGGAGAGGAGATTCCTGG TGAagcagaagatgaggaagaagaaatcgaagatgATGATCTCCAGGGTCCCTACACATCTTCAGACAATGATGATGGTACTGATGCCTACTATGAAGATTATGAGTTAAACTACAATAGCAACAGTGATGGCGATTCTTGGTGA